GCGTGAGGTCCGCAGCATGCGCGGCAGGATCGCGGCGTTCAGCGCCGCCGTGCGCGTGCGCGCGCGCAAACCGTACTGCGTCGAGACCTCCGCCCCGCTCGTCGCCGCAAAACCGTTCGCGCGCGCCGCCGCGACGAGCCGCGCTTCGTGCTGCGGCCGGTCGACCGCGAACGGCTCGCTGACCGCAACCGCTTCGACGCCCGCGCTCCGCAGCGCGTCGAGCAGCCGCGGGTCGCTGCCGTCGAACCAAGCCGGTGCGAACCGCACCCCTTCCGCCAGCGCGAACGGCGCGAACCGCGCGAACGCCCGCGTCACCCCACCGCCCAGGGTCACGACGCCGACCTTCGCGACGTCCCCTTCGAGCAGCGCGTTGGTCGCCTGCGTCGTCGAGTGCGCGATGAACGCGATCGACGCCGGCGCGACCGCGTGCTCTCCGAGCAGCCGCTCGAGCCCGGCGACGATCCCCGCGGCAACCCCGTCCGGGTGGTCGTGCGTCGTCGGCACCTTGACCGACGCGACCAAAGTGCGCGTGCCGGCGTCGACCGCGACGACATCCGTGAACGTCCCCCCGACGTCGATCCCGATGCGGAGCTTCGCCGCGCTGCTCAGCGGAGCAGCTCGTCGACGGAAAAGACGGCGTCGGGAAACGCCGCGAACGAAACGCTGTCCGCACCCTGCGCCACCCGGTACGACTCATATTCTGCACCGCGCGGATCTCGATAGATTTCAATCCTCTCCTTACGGACGTCGGCAACCCAGTATTCGGTAATGCCGGCTTCCGCATAGACGCGCAGCTTCCGAGTGCGATCGGAGGAAAGCGACGACCAGGCCACCTCGATGATCGCGTGGACGTCCGATGCGCGAGGCAGCTCGCGCCGATAGGTGTCCTTTGCGACCAAAAGCGCGAGGTCCGGCTCGAGAACCGTGTCGTCACAAAGCACCAACGGCATCTGGCTCCAAAATGCCGTCTTGCCCTGAAGCCGCTTTCTGATGAGTTCCACGCAATTCCAGAGCAACCCCGCGTGTTCCGGCCCCTGCGGCGGAGCGTAGCTTATCAAGACGCCGTCGATGAGCTCGACTCGTTCGTTCGCGTCGAAGATGCCGATTTCGGCCATCATATTGTACTCGTCTGCCGTGATGCGGCGGACGTCTCCGTGCGCTATCATCTCAACGCTCAGCCGACCAGCTCGTCGACGGAGAACAACACGTCCGGAAACGCCGTGAACGCGACGTTTTCGCCCTTCGTCGCGACGGTTCGTGCGGCGTAACCGAGCTCGTGCTGGTCGCGGTAGAGCTCGGTCTCCTTCTTTTTGACGTTGACGATCCAGTATTCCCGGATCCCTACCCTGGCGTAGAGCCGTAGCTTCTCGCCGCGGTCGAACCGGAGTCTCGTGTCGCTGACTTCGACGACGGCGACGACGTCGTGGGGGACGGGCAGTCCTCCAGCGTAGTAGTCGTCCCGGTTCTTCACCAGGGCGAAATCCGGGAAAGGCTTCGAGTGCTCCGACGCGACGAACGGGAGCTGCGTCCATATCGTCACGTGGTCGCCCAGCCCGTGCACGAGCCGCGCCATCGTGCGGGCCACGATCGACGCGTGCGGGGCGTTCATGGGCTCTCGGCGGACGATCCGACCTTCGATGAGCTCGACCCGGTCGTCCGGCTTGATGTTCCCGCGCTCCCACATCCGGTCGAACTCTTCGACCGTGATGAGACGTTCCGAAGCTTCTGTGGTGCTTGCCATGTCACTCATCGATTCCACCTCACCGCAAGCATCGGGAGGTTTCCGAGTTGTGTCCATACTCAAGCACCGTCCGCCCCGACGTCCCCGGTGACGACGATCGTCCGCATCACCAGCGTAACCCGCTCGTCGACGGCATACCGCTCGAACAACGCACGCAGCGCGGCGTAGAGCTCGTCCGCCTGCGGCCCGGTGTTCGGCAGGTATGAGGTGCTGCCGGCGCGCGCGGCGAGGCCTCTTTCGTCGAGCACGTGGTCGTTTCGTACCTCGCTGCGGCGTTTGTCGTGCCAGCCTTCGAACGCTTCGAACGCCGCCAAACCGTCCGCACGGCGCCGCTCCGTCGCGTCGGTCTGGTACGTGCGCACCAGCTCGCCGTACGCCGCGGTGAACGGATCGTGCTCGTCGCGCTCGTTGTAGATCACCGCGGCGCGGCCGGCCGGGCGCAGAATGCGGACGATCTCGTCGAGTGCCTGGCGGTGGTCGAACCAGTGGAACGCCTGAAACGCCGTCACCAGGTCGACGCTCGCCTCGTGCAACCCGGTCGCTTCCGCACGCGCGTCGATCCATTCCACGCGCGGATGCGGCTCGGCGGCCTCGCGCATCGCGCGATTGGGCTCGACCGCGTGCACCTGCGCGCCGCGCTCGGCGAGCAGCCGCGACGATATCCCGGTTCCCGCGCCGAGGTCCGCGACGACGACGTCGCCGGGATCGCCCAGTCCGTCGAACAGCGCGTCGAACACCGCCGCCGGATACGACGGCCGTCCGCTGACGTAGTCGCCGGCGCGGTCCGAGAACCGCTCGGTGAAGCTCATCGCTGCTCGGCGGGGTTCGCCGGCGTCTTGCGCAACGCGGTCGCGAGCTCGTCGTAGAGATACGTCATCGTTTCAATTCCGCCGAAGAGCTGGCTCAGGTCGAACTTCTCGTTCGGCGCGTGGATCGAGTCGTCGGGGAGGCCGACTCCGATCAGCACCTGCGGCAAGTGCAAAATGCGGTCGAACGACGAGACGGGGCCGATCGTCCCGCCCGTTCCGATGAACACCGGCGCTGCGCCGAAGCCGAGCTCCATCGCGCGCGCCGCCGCCGCGACGGCGGGGTGATCCCGCGAGGTCTCCACCGCGCGGACGTCCCCGTGCGCCTCGACCTCGACCCGCACGCCTTTCGGCGCGACGCGCTGCACGAACGTCGCGACCGCGTGCTTCACCTGCGCGGGATCCTGGTGCGGCACCAAGCGCGCCGAGACTTTCGCTTTGGCGAACGAAGGGATGATCGTCTTCTGGCCGGCGCCCTGATAGCCGCCGTACATGCCGTTCACCTCGAGCGTGGGCCGAAACCACATACGCTCGAGCGGCAGCCGCGTGCTTTCGCCGCTCAGCTCGGGTACGCCGAGCGCGTGCGCCTCTTTCGCCGGGTCGAACGGCAGCGCCGCGATGCCGGCGCGCTCGTGCGGCGAGAGCTCGCGCACGCCGTCGTAGAAGCCGGGGACGGCGATCCGCCCGTGGGCGTCCTTGAGCTGCGCGAGGATCTGCGCGAGCGCCTCGAGCGGGTTCTTCACGATCCCGCCGTAGTAGCCGGAGTGCAGGTCGCTCACCGGACCGTGCACGGTGATCTCCCAGTGCACCAGGCCGCGCAGCGAGGTCGTCAGCGACGGAACGTCCTCGGCGAACACGGCCGTGTCCGAGACGACGACGACGTCGCACGCCAGCCGCTCGCGCTCGCGCGCGAGGAACGGCTCGAAGTTCGGCGAGCCGATCTCCTCCTCGCCTTCGATCACGACTTTGACGTTGAGCGGAAGCTTGCGGTTCACGCGCAGGTGCGCTTCCAGCGCCGCGAGGTGCATCAGGCACTGGCCCTTGTCGTCGACCGCGCCGCGCCCGTAGATTTTCCCGTCGCGTACCGTTCCTTCGAACGGCGGCGAGGTCCACAGCTCGTACGGATCGGCCGGCTGCACGTCGTGGTGGCCGTAGATCAGCACGGTCGGCGCGCCGGGCGCCGCCAGCCACGCGCCGTACGCGACCGGATGACCGCCGGTTTCCAGCACTGCCGCGTCGGCGAGCCCGGCCTTCTGCATGCGCGCGACGGCGTGCTCGGCGGAGCGGCGCACGTCGGCGGCGTGGTCGGGCTGCGCCGAGATCGACGGCACCGCGATCCAAGCCTTCAGCTCGTCGAGGTAGCGGTCGCGGTTGGCGCGGACGTATTCGATCAGGGCATCGGCGTGGGGAGCGAGCATGGCGATCTTCTTCGCCGCGCGCACCCCGGATGCCGCGTCAACGACGATTCAGCCGCGACCCCAGCTCGCGACGCGCGGCGGCTGCTGCGCGGCCGGGCCGTGCGCGCCGCCGGGATCGCGGCCGTCGCCGTGCTCGGCCGCGAGCTCACTCTCGCGCGGCTCGTCGAGGTCGATGCGAACCCGCAGCCGCCACGCGCCGAGCACGATCGCGAAGTGCGTCGCCATGATTGTCATGCCTTCACCTCCCGCTTCGACCAGATGTACGCGCCCGCGGCGATGCACGCGATCCCGATCCCCCACGCGACCGCCAGCCCGGCGCCGCCGTGCGCGAACACGATGTCACCTCGGGGGCCGCCGCTGCCTTGCAAGTACGTCAGCGGGTTCAGGTAGTTCAGCGCGACGGTAATCTGATGGAGCAGCGGCGGGAACGGCATCTGCGTCAGTCCGGGGACGATGAGCGCGTACGCCCAGCTTCCGCCGGCGACCGCGTTGCCTCGTCCCGGCAACAGCGCCGAGACGAACACGACGAGCCCGTACCACATCACCGCCACGCCGGCCAACGCCGGAAGCTCCGCCCAACTTCCGTGGCTGGGCGTGACGTACTGCGCCAAGCCGAGGACGACGAGGGTGAGCAGCGCGACGACGACCGTGAAGATCCAAGCCGCCAGCATCCCGAGAAACGCGACCGCGGCGTAGCGCGCAGCGATCCAGAGACGCGCGAGCGGTCTGGTCCACGCGATCGCAATCGTCTTGTGCTCGGCGTCGAGCCCGACCGCGAAAAATGCCGCCAACATCACCGGTGCGAACAGGCTGCCGACGATGAGGGCGTCGAGCGGAATCATCGGGTTCGCGTCGTGCGACATCTGAATCCGCGGCGGCCCGTCCTTGAACGCGAGCGCCAGCCCGAGTGCCACGAGCAAGCCGAAGATGACGGCGTACCACGTCAGGATGCGGCGCGCGCGCAAGATCGCAACGTATTCCATCAGCGGGAACCTCCGTCGGAGACGGCATCGAGGAAGATCTCTTCAAGGGTGCGGTCGAGGACGCGCACGCCGTTGCCGCCGCGCCGCCCGAGTTCGGCGGCGACCGCGTCGGCGGTGCCGTTCGCGTACACGCGCACGGTCCGTCCGGCGCGTTCGACGCGGCATGCGCCGGTCACGTCGTCGAGCGCGGGAATTTCGCCGTCGAAGGTGGCTTCGACTATCTTCGAGCCGGCGCGCAGGTCGTCGATGACGCCGCTCACCACGATCCGGCCGTCGCGCATGATCGCGACGCGGTCGGCGGCGCGCTCGATCTGACCGATCTGGTGCGAGGAAAGCAGGATCGTCGCGCCGTTCGACGCGGCGTCGTACAACAGGTCGAGCACGGCCCGCTGCATCACCGGATCGAGCCCGCTCGCCGGCTCGTCGAGGATCAGGATCGACGGGTTGTGTGCGAGCGCGACGATCAGCGCGAGCGCCGTCTGCTGGCCTTTCGAGAGCCGCTTTGCCGCTTTGCGCAGGTCGAGGCGGAACGTCGCGACCAGCTCGCGAGCGCGCTCGGCATCGTAGCGCGGCTGCGTGCGGCGCATCAGCTCCAAGTGCTTCGCGACGCTCATCCAGCCGTACAGCTCCGGCCGCTCCGGCACGTATCCGATCTTGGCGAACGTCCGCGCCTCCAGCGGCTCGCCGTCGAAGCGCGCCTCGCCGGCGTCGGGCTTCGCGAAGCCGAGCATGCACTTGAACGCCGTCGTCTTTCCGGCGCCGTTTCGTCCCAGGAGTCCGCAGACGGAGCCGTCCGGTACCTCAAGCGCGAGGTCGTCGACCGCGAGCACGTCCTTGTAGCGTTTCGTCAAACCGCTGATGGCGATCACTTCTTCTCCTCCGGATAGCTGCGGGCGATCGACGCGTCGGCGATCGTGCGAATCTCGTCGTGAGTGATGCCGAGCGAGCGCGCCTCGCGCACGGCATCGTCCATGCCGCGCGTCGCGACGTCGAGCGCCACCCGGCGCGCGTCGCCCAGCGCTCCGTTCTCGCTCACGAACGAGCCGCGTCCGGGCGCGGTGGCGATGACGCCTTCGCGCTCCAGCTCGCGATAGACACGAGCGACGGTGTTCGGGTTGAGCTTGAGATCGTGCGCGAGGCCCTTCACGGTCGGCAGGCGCTCGCCTGGCGCGAGCGCGCCGAGCGCGATCGCGCGCTTGATCTGCTCGGAAAGCTGGAGGTAGAGCGGCGCTCCGCCATACGGATCGACCGAGAAAAAGGCGGGCAAGGGACTTTAGAGCGTGATGCCCCAGCCACGGAAGAGGCCGGAGTCGCGCGGCGTCCGGATGAGGGTCGGGCCGGCGCTCGGGCGGTAGGTCTGAGGAACGACGGGGCGGGTGGAGTTGGTCGTCATGGCGGGCTCCGTTTCAAGGGTCCTTTATATGAGTCGTACTAGTCGTCCTAGTACGGTTATACTTATACCAAGCTCGCTAGTACAAGTCAAGGCCTCGGCCAAAAATTTCGAGACTCCCCGCGCCGAGCTCGATTGTCCGACTTGCTCGATCCGGTCGGCGGCACGGCGCTGGCCGGTCGGCCGCGCCACCCCGCTGACGTCAGGACTCGTCGGCTTGAGCGTCCCGCCTTAGCGC
This DNA window, taken from Candidatus Eremiobacterota bacterium, encodes the following:
- a CDS encoding dipeptidase, giving the protein MLAPHADALIEYVRANRDRYLDELKAWIAVPSISAQPDHAADVRRSAEHAVARMQKAGLADAAVLETGGHPVAYGAWLAAPGAPTVLIYGHHDVQPADPYELWTSPPFEGTVRDGKIYGRGAVDDKGQCLMHLAALEAHLRVNRKLPLNVKVVIEGEEEIGSPNFEPFLARERERLACDVVVVSDTAVFAEDVPSLTTSLRGLVHWEITVHGPVSDLHSGYYGGIVKNPLEALAQILAQLKDAHGRIAVPGFYDGVRELSPHERAGIAALPFDPAKEAHALGVPELSGESTRLPLERMWFRPTLEVNGMYGGYQGAGQKTIIPSFAKAKVSARLVPHQDPAQVKHAVATFVQRVAPKGVRVEVEAHGDVRAVETSRDHPAVAAAARAMELGFGAAPVFIGTGGTIGPVSSFDRILHLPQVLIGVGLPDDSIHAPNEKFDLSQLFGGIETMTYLYDELATALRKTPANPAEQR
- a CDS encoding class I SAM-dependent methyltransferase, with protein sequence MSFTERFSDRAGDYVSGRPSYPAAVFDALFDGLGDPGDVVVADLGAGTGISSRLLAERGAQVHAVEPNRAMREAAEPHPRVEWIDARAEATGLHEASVDLVTAFQAFHWFDHRQALDEIVRILRPAGRAAVIYNERDEHDPFTAAYGELVRTYQTDATERRRADGLAAFEAFEGWHDKRRSEVRNDHVLDERGLAARAGSTSYLPNTGPQADELYAALRALFERYAVDERVTLVMRTIVVTGDVGADGA
- a CDS encoding Uma2 family endonuclease, producing the protein MIAHGDVRRITADEYNMMAEIGIFDANERVELIDGVLISYAPPQGPEHAGLLWNCVELIRKRLQGKTAFWSQMPLVLCDDTVLEPDLALLVAKDTYRRELPRASDVHAIIEVAWSSLSSDRTRKLRVYAEAGITEYWVADVRKERIEIYRDPRGAEYESYRVAQGADSVSFAAFPDAVFSVDELLR
- a CDS encoding GntR family transcriptional regulator; the protein is MPAFFSVDPYGGAPLYLQLSEQIKRAIALGALAPGERLPTVKGLAHDLKLNPNTVARVYRELEREGVIATAPGRGSFVSENGALGDARRVALDVATRGMDDAVREARSLGITHDEIRTIADASIARSYPEEKK
- a CDS encoding ABC transporter ATP-binding protein — protein: MIAISGLTKRYKDVLAVDDLALEVPDGSVCGLLGRNGAGKTTAFKCMLGFAKPDAGEARFDGEPLEARTFAKIGYVPERPELYGWMSVAKHLELMRRTQPRYDAERARELVATFRLDLRKAAKRLSKGQQTALALIVALAHNPSILILDEPASGLDPVMQRAVLDLLYDAASNGATILLSSHQIGQIERAADRVAIMRDGRIVVSGVIDDLRAGSKIVEATFDGEIPALDDVTGACRVERAGRTVRVYANGTADAVAAELGRRGGNGVRVLDRTLEEIFLDAVSDGGSR
- a CDS encoding Uma2 family endonuclease, with protein sequence MDTTRKPPDACGEVESMSDMASTTEASERLITVEEFDRMWERGNIKPDDRVELIEGRIVRREPMNAPHASIVARTMARLVHGLGDHVTIWTQLPFVASEHSKPFPDFALVKNRDDYYAGGLPVPHDVVAVVEVSDTRLRFDRGEKLRLYARVGIREYWIVNVKKKETELYRDQHELGYAARTVATKGENVAFTAFPDVLFSVDELVG